In a genomic window of Polycladomyces abyssicola:
- a CDS encoding YerC/YecD family TrpR-related protein produces MQLNKLRKRELEQLFKAVLTLRNVEECYQFFDDLCTVGEIKSLAQRLEVARMLRKGYTYSQIESETGASTATISRVKRCLHYGTDGYKLVLERLEEEEKEK; encoded by the coding sequence ATGCAACTGAACAAACTGCGCAAAAGAGAGTTGGAGCAACTGTTTAAAGCAGTCTTGACACTGCGAAATGTGGAAGAGTGCTACCAGTTTTTCGACGACCTCTGCACGGTCGGCGAAATCAAGTCTTTGGCCCAGCGCCTGGAAGTTGCCCGGATGCTCCGCAAAGGGTACACATACAGCCAAATCGAATCGGAAACAGGGGCCAGTACGGCCACCATCTCCCGCGTGAAGCGTTGTCTCCATTACGGAACGGACGGATACAAGCTGGTGTTGGAGCGCTTGGAGGAAGAGGAAAAGGAAAAGTGA
- a CDS encoding heptaprenylglyceryl phosphate synthase, whose amino-acid sequence MLKERAKSWRHVFKLDPNRVLSDRALERICQSDTDAIIIGGTDGITFDNTWELLTRVRRYPVECVQEISKKSAVVPGFDGYLIPTVLNSGSTHWIVGAHHEAVKIYGSMIPWEDVMVLGYVVLNPESKVARVTKSRFPLDKDDVTAYARMAEYLFGLPVLYVEYSGTFGDPDIVRAARKGLAGTRLFYGGGIHSEESARTMAKIADTVVVGNLVYYNVDAAVQTVKWVKETDLDVDVKSDKGKGGHRAS is encoded by the coding sequence ATGCTGAAAGAGCGAGCAAAAAGTTGGCGACACGTTTTCAAGCTCGATCCCAACCGTGTGTTGTCGGACCGGGCGTTGGAGCGGATATGTCAATCGGACACGGACGCGATCATCATCGGTGGTACGGACGGCATCACGTTCGACAATACTTGGGAACTGCTGACACGCGTGAGACGCTACCCGGTGGAGTGTGTACAGGAGATCTCCAAAAAGTCGGCGGTGGTTCCCGGGTTTGACGGCTATTTGATCCCCACCGTGTTGAATTCGGGTTCCACCCATTGGATCGTGGGTGCGCATCATGAGGCGGTGAAGATTTACGGTTCTATGATCCCGTGGGAAGATGTCATGGTATTGGGTTACGTCGTGCTTAACCCTGAGTCCAAGGTGGCACGGGTGACGAAATCGCGCTTCCCGTTGGACAAGGATGATGTGACCGCGTATGCCCGTATGGCGGAATACCTGTTTGGATTGCCCGTATTGTATGTCGAATACAGCGGGACCTTCGGTGATCCCGATATCGTGCGGGCGGCGCGGAAGGGCTTGGCGGGTACGCGGCTTTTTTATGGCGGCGGGATCCACTCCGAGGAGAGTGCCCGTACGATGGCGAAGATTGCAGACACCGTCGTGGTGGGGAATTTGGTTTATTACAACGTGGATGCGGCCGTCCAAACGGTGAAATGGGTGAAGGAAACGGATTTGGATGTCGACGTGAAAAGCGACAAAGGGAAAGGAGGGCATCGCGCCTCGTAA